A genomic window from Cloacibacillus evryensis DSM 19522 includes:
- a CDS encoding MBL fold metallo-hydrolase, which translates to MYDYGNGIYGVDGHYEIEGMAAVYVLLSEGRAAIIETAHNASLPYLLAALAELGVERETVDYICVTHVHLDHAGGAGSYMREFPRAKLVVHPRGARHMTDPAKLVEGVKAVYGDAETERIYGTIIPVPEDRVIAPEEGRELTFGRMTLVCRDAPGHAKHHMIFFEKSTRSLFAGDAFGISYLWMTGKRGRWAFPTASPVQFDPEAMIATTEMITALAPSRIFITHFGELTNIRETAALLIDGVREYVGITEAAAGDKTKIKAGLAKLYAEAAKENDTKLPAATIEESLPVDLELNAQGLSFWYRQRHK; encoded by the coding sequence ATGTACGACTACGGAAACGGGATATACGGCGTCGACGGCCATTATGAAATAGAGGGAATGGCGGCGGTCTATGTCCTTCTCTCGGAGGGGCGCGCCGCGATCATTGAGACGGCGCACAACGCCTCTCTGCCATATCTGCTCGCGGCGCTCGCCGAGCTCGGCGTGGAGCGCGAGACCGTCGACTACATCTGCGTCACCCACGTCCACCTGGACCACGCCGGCGGCGCGGGCAGTTATATGAGGGAATTCCCGCGGGCGAAGCTCGTCGTCCACCCACGCGGCGCGCGCCATATGACAGATCCGGCAAAGCTCGTCGAGGGCGTCAAAGCCGTCTACGGCGACGCGGAGACGGAGCGCATCTACGGCACGATAATCCCCGTGCCGGAAGATCGCGTCATTGCGCCGGAAGAGGGCAGGGAGCTGACATTCGGCAGGATGACTCTCGTCTGCCGCGACGCTCCGGGGCACGCTAAGCACCACATGATATTCTTCGAGAAGAGCACCCGCTCACTGTTCGCGGGAGACGCCTTCGGCATCTCCTACCTTTGGATGACGGGTAAGAGGGGCCGCTGGGCCTTCCCCACAGCCTCGCCCGTGCAGTTCGACCCGGAGGCGATGATCGCGACGACAGAGATGATAACGGCGCTCGCGCCGTCGCGGATATTTATCACCCACTTCGGCGAACTGACAAACATAAGGGAAACCGCGGCGCTGCTCATTGACGGGGTAAGGGAATATGTCGGGATAACGGAGGCCGCGGCGGGCGACAAGACGAAAATAAAGGCCGGACTGGCAAAGCTGTACGCCGAGGCGGCAAAGGAAAACGACACAAAACTCCCCGCCGCGACGATCGAAGAATCCCTGCCGGTCGATCTTGAACTCAACGCGCAGGGGCTGTCGTTCTGGTACCGGCAGAGACATAAATAG
- a CDS encoding IS256 family transposase, translated as MAKDKKITHKVQMTDGKRDIIRYLLQEYDIKSAKDIQDALKDLLGGTIKEMMETEMDEHLGYKKSQRSEGSDYRNGYKQKHVNSSFGEFSIDVPQDRESSFEPKIVRKRQKDISEIDQKIISMYAKGMTTRQISATIQDIYGFDVSEGFISDVTDKIMPQIEEWQNRPLSEVYPIVFIDAIHYSVREDNAVKKLAAYVILGINSNGIKEVLSLQVGENESAKYWLTVLNSLKNRGVRDIFILCADGLSGMREAVESAFPQTEYQRCLIHQVRSTMKYVVEKDRKEFAADLKTIYQAPDESHALEARDRVAEKWGSKYANAVKGWERNWDTISPIFKFSCQVRKVIYTTNAIESLNSSYRRLNSQRSVFPSAGALLKALYLATFEATKKWSMPVRNWRSILGELAVMYEGRMPE; from the coding sequence ATGGCAAAAGATAAGAAGATTACTCACAAAGTTCAGATGACAGACGGGAAAAGAGATATCATCAGATACCTACTTCAGGAATACGATATCAAATCTGCAAAGGATATCCAGGATGCGCTGAAAGATCTTCTGGGTGGTACGATTAAAGAGATGATGGAGACTGAGATGGACGAACATCTCGGTTATAAGAAATCTCAGCGTTCAGAAGGCAGCGACTACCGCAACGGATACAAACAAAAGCATGTAAACTCAAGTTTTGGAGAGTTTTCCATAGACGTTCCTCAGGACAGGGAATCCAGCTTCGAGCCTAAGATAGTAAGAAAGCGACAAAAAGATATTTCCGAGATAGACCAGAAAATAATATCTATGTACGCTAAAGGAATGACTACCCGTCAGATATCGGCAACGATACAGGATATTTACGGGTTCGACGTCTCAGAAGGCTTCATATCGGATGTGACTGACAAGATAATGCCGCAGATCGAAGAATGGCAGAACAGGCCACTCTCCGAAGTCTATCCCATTGTTTTTATAGATGCGATTCATTATTCTGTTAGGGAAGATAACGCAGTAAAGAAGCTCGCAGCCTATGTAATACTTGGAATCAACAGCAACGGTATAAAAGAAGTGCTTTCTCTGCAGGTGGGGGAAAATGAAAGCGCCAAATACTGGCTGACAGTCCTGAATTCCCTGAAGAACCGTGGTGTAAGGGATATCTTCATTCTCTGTGCAGACGGCCTTAGCGGAATGCGCGAAGCAGTCGAAAGTGCGTTCCCGCAGACCGAATACCAGCGCTGCCTTATACATCAGGTCAGGAGCACTATGAAATATGTGGTTGAAAAAGACCGCAAAGAATTTGCCGCAGACCTGAAAACAATCTATCAAGCTCCCGACGAGTCCCATGCGCTGGAAGCCAGGGATCGTGTTGCTGAGAAATGGGGATCAAAATATGCAAATGCAGTGAAGGGGTGGGAGCGCAACTGGGATACGATCTCTCCGATATTTAAATTTTCTTGCCAGGTAAGAAAGGTCATTTACACGACAAACGCGATAGAAAGCCTTAATTCCAGCTATCGCAGGCTCAACAGCCAAAGAAGCGTATTCCCCAGCGCAGGCGCCCTTTTAAAAGCCTTATATCTGGCTACTTTTGAGGCGACCAAAAAATGGAGTATGCCAGTTAGGAACTGGCGCAGTATCCTTGGTGAACTAGCTGTAATGTATGAAGGACGGATGCCTGAATAG
- a CDS encoding ATP-binding protein: MLRRKAYDKLMEWKGTKKKKALCIIGARQIGKTTLIREFGRQNYENFVEINFVTDDGACEIFAGSLDADTIITNLTAYVRRSMEPGKTLVLFDEVQKCPDVRTAIKFLVEDGRFDYIESGSMLGVKHKEVKSYPVGFEEIYRMYPMDFEEYLWANGVQVSTIAYLKKCFDDKTPVSQSVHNTMKKLFYSYVVVGGMPEVVQTYVDTHDIGRVITNQRDILEQYRLDIAQYAEGNDKIKIRAIFDSIPTQLNEKNRRFYVNYLDKNARLTRYDNSFKWLDDAGVALPCYNVKEPKPPLALNEKHSLFKLFMNDTGLLCAACMDNIQFEILNGRLEINMGSILEDAIALQLKANGFILRYYDSKRHGEVDFVIQNGMRIDLAEVKSGGDYKKHKALDNVLGVEGWSFGGVYVLCADNIETENGITYLPWYLVMFLRPAQVPKGLTYEVDISDLRSL, encoded by the coding sequence ATGCTGAGGCGAAAAGCATATGATAAGCTAATGGAGTGGAAGGGGACAAAAAAGAAAAAGGCGCTGTGCATCATCGGCGCTCGTCAGATCGGCAAAACCACGCTCATCCGTGAGTTTGGACGACAGAATTACGAAAATTTCGTGGAAATCAACTTCGTTACTGACGATGGCGCCTGCGAGATTTTCGCCGGCAGCCTGGACGCTGACACAATCATCACAAACCTGACCGCTTACGTCCGCCGCTCGATGGAACCAGGGAAGACGTTGGTGCTGTTTGACGAAGTTCAAAAGTGCCCCGATGTACGTACTGCCATTAAGTTCCTCGTGGAAGACGGACGCTTTGATTATATAGAATCCGGTTCAATGCTCGGAGTAAAGCATAAAGAGGTCAAATCTTATCCGGTGGGTTTTGAGGAAATATACCGTATGTATCCTATGGATTTCGAAGAATATTTGTGGGCAAACGGCGTGCAGGTATCTACGATCGCATATCTGAAAAAATGTTTTGATGATAAAACGCCGGTATCGCAGTCAGTCCACAACACGATGAAAAAACTCTTCTACAGCTACGTCGTCGTCGGCGGAATGCCGGAGGTGGTACAGACCTATGTAGATACCCATGATATTGGCAGAGTGATTACAAATCAGCGGGATATCCTCGAACAGTACCGCCTTGATATCGCGCAGTATGCCGAAGGGAACGACAAGATAAAGATCAGGGCGATTTTTGACAGCATCCCCACTCAGCTCAACGAAAAAAACCGTCGCTTCTACGTCAACTATCTGGACAAAAACGCGCGCCTGACCCGCTATGACAACAGCTTTAAATGGCTGGACGACGCCGGCGTGGCACTGCCGTGCTACAATGTAAAGGAACCGAAGCCTCCGCTGGCGCTCAATGAAAAGCACAGCCTGTTCAAACTGTTCATGAATGATACCGGCCTGCTCTGCGCGGCCTGCATGGATAACATTCAGTTTGAAATTCTTAACGGACGGCTTGAGATCAACATGGGCAGCATTCTGGAAGATGCCATCGCCCTGCAGCTTAAGGCAAACGGCTTTATACTTCGCTATTACGATTCTAAAAGGCACGGAGAGGTCGATTTCGTCATACAGAATGGCATGCGCATCGATTTGGCAGAGGTCAAATCCGGCGGCGACTACAAAAAGCACAAGGCGCTGGACAACGTCCTCGGCGTAGAAGGGTGGAGCTTTGGCGGCGTCTACGTCCTGTGCGCGGATAACATTGAAACAGAAAACGGCATTACATACCTGCCGTGGTATCTGGTAATGTTCCTCCGTCCCGCTCAAGTACCAAAAGGGCTGACATATGAGGTGGATATTTCTGATTTAAGGAGCCTATGA
- a CDS encoding MalY/PatB family protein yields MKYDFNKYMDRRGTDCEKWDGLKDDFGRGDLLAMWVADMDFPAPPEVLEAIHKKVDEGALGYPMIPDSLRDTVRAWEKEHYGWEFGREAVSWAPGVVAGLSFAVMGLTKPGDQIIIQTPVYMPFYRTVREAGRIIAKNPLKYENGRYTMDFEGLEKLITPTCRTLILCSPHNPVARVWSREELERLADIAIRKNMIIISDEIHQDLVYSDAKHICIGSLPGMAERTVTFIAPSKTFNIAGMKASVAIIPDELLRGIYVSVLERFHLNSINILGITAMEAAYGKCGEWHRELVPHLEGNRDYMEAFVKERMPKAHMDHPEGTYIFWIDFRGYGFNDETLTDFLVNEAKVALDPGTWFGVEGDGFARLNIGTTRAMLKEGLERIAGALDIRENKKIG; encoded by the coding sequence ATGAAATACGATTTCAATAAATACATGGACAGAAGAGGTACCGACTGCGAAAAATGGGACGGACTCAAGGATGATTTCGGCCGCGGCGATTTGCTGGCGATGTGGGTCGCCGATATGGATTTCCCCGCGCCGCCCGAGGTGCTGGAGGCGATCCATAAGAAGGTCGACGAGGGCGCGCTTGGCTACCCGATGATCCCCGACTCGCTGCGCGACACGGTCCGCGCCTGGGAGAAGGAACACTACGGCTGGGAATTCGGCCGCGAGGCTGTGAGCTGGGCTCCGGGCGTTGTCGCCGGACTCTCCTTCGCGGTGATGGGACTCACTAAGCCCGGCGACCAGATAATAATCCAGACGCCCGTTTATATGCCTTTCTACCGGACGGTCCGCGAAGCTGGGCGCATCATCGCCAAAAACCCGCTTAAATATGAAAACGGACGATACACGATGGACTTCGAGGGGCTGGAAAAACTTATCACGCCTACCTGCCGCACGCTGATCCTCTGCAGCCCGCATAACCCCGTGGCGCGCGTCTGGAGCCGCGAGGAGCTTGAGCGGCTCGCCGACATCGCGATACGCAAAAACATGATCATCATATCCGACGAGATACACCAGGACCTCGTCTACAGCGACGCGAAGCATATCTGCATCGGTTCGCTGCCCGGCATGGCGGAGCGCACCGTCACCTTCATCGCCCCGAGCAAGACCTTCAACATCGCGGGGATGAAGGCCTCCGTCGCGATAATCCCCGACGAACTTCTGCGCGGGATATACGTATCCGTTCTCGAACGGTTCCATCTCAACTCGATAAACATCTTGGGCATCACCGCCATGGAGGCGGCCTACGGCAAATGCGGCGAATGGCACCGCGAACTGGTGCCCCACCTGGAGGGCAACCGCGACTACATGGAGGCCTTTGTGAAGGAGAGGATGCCGAAGGCGCATATGGACCATCCCGAAGGAACCTACATCTTCTGGATAGATTTCCGCGGCTACGGCTTCAACGACGAGACGCTGACAGATTTCCTCGTCAACGAGGCCAAGGTGGCGCTCGATCCCGGCACCTGGTTCGGCGTTGAGGGCGACGGCTTCGCGCGCCTCAACATCGGCACGACCCGCGCCATGCTCAAAGAAGGGCTGGAACGTATCGCCGGCGCGCTCGACATAAGAGAAAACAAAAAAATAGGATAA
- the pepF gene encoding oligoendopeptidase F, which translates to MAIEKNTELELGRGASLPERSKMPEDYKWRLEDIYPSQEKWEEDFAELKARLPEISAFKGTLAESPAQLAKLFALRDELSITLGKLFVYANMKSHEDTADSKYQGPANRVSVLSVEFSACASYVTPEILEMPHERLEEFARAPELADYSFSLRELLRQRAHVLSEAEELILARTGDMAGTADNVFSMLTNADMEFPSIRDEKGDKVEMSEERAVSYLRSPKRQVRKAAFESLYKPYAEMKNTLGATFDGMLKSSKFYAECRKYESPLAEALDANNIPLSVYDSLVDTLENNLAPMYRYMELRKRILKVKELHMYDLYVPLVADSFKEIAWSDAKEMMYRYLAPLGGEYLANVRAGLDEGWADIFPNRGKRSGAYSWGAYGTHPYIFMNYTNNLNDVMTLVHEMGHSMHSFYSRRSQPYATADYCIFTAEVASTTNEVLFLSGLLSETEKKKRRLYLLNRRLENIRTTVYRQTMFASFEREAHLRAANGGDTTPDGLKELWYELNRKYYGETVIIDEPLKMEWARIPHFYSPFYVYQYATGFSAATALAQAVLAEGAPATERYLNFLTKGGSDYPIELLKGAGVDMSTPEPVKAVVKQFEETLDEMEELL; encoded by the coding sequence ATGGCTATAGAGAAAAACACAGAACTGGAGCTGGGACGCGGCGCATCGCTGCCTGAGCGTTCAAAGATGCCGGAGGACTATAAATGGCGTCTGGAAGATATCTATCCCTCACAGGAAAAGTGGGAAGAGGACTTCGCGGAGCTCAAGGCGCGCCTGCCTGAAATTTCGGCCTTCAAGGGAACGCTCGCCGAATCGCCCGCGCAGTTGGCGAAGCTCTTCGCTCTGCGCGACGAACTTTCGATAACGCTCGGCAAGCTCTTCGTCTACGCGAACATGAAGAGCCACGAGGACACCGCCGACTCGAAATATCAGGGGCCGGCCAACAGGGTCTCCGTCCTTTCGGTGGAGTTTTCCGCCTGCGCAAGCTACGTCACGCCGGAGATACTTGAGATGCCGCACGAACGGCTGGAGGAGTTCGCGAGGGCGCCCGAGCTGGCCGATTACTCCTTCTCGCTGCGGGAGCTGCTGCGCCAGCGCGCGCACGTGCTCTCCGAGGCGGAAGAGCTGATACTGGCCCGCACCGGCGATATGGCGGGAACGGCGGACAACGTCTTTTCGATGCTGACGAACGCCGACATGGAGTTCCCCTCGATCCGCGACGAGAAGGGCGATAAGGTCGAGATGTCCGAGGAGCGCGCCGTCTCATATTTGCGCTCGCCGAAGCGCCAGGTCCGCAAAGCGGCCTTCGAGTCGCTCTACAAGCCCTATGCCGAGATGAAGAACACTCTCGGCGCGACCTTCGACGGCATGCTCAAGAGTTCAAAGTTCTACGCCGAATGCCGCAAGTACGAATCCCCCCTCGCGGAGGCGCTCGACGCCAACAACATTCCGCTTTCGGTCTATGACAGCCTCGTGGATACGCTGGAGAACAATCTTGCGCCGATGTACCGCTACATGGAGCTGCGCAAACGGATCTTGAAGGTAAAGGAGCTCCATATGTACGATCTCTATGTGCCGCTCGTCGCGGACTCCTTCAAAGAGATCGCCTGGAGCGATGCGAAAGAGATGATGTACCGCTATCTGGCTCCGCTCGGAGGGGAATATCTCGCCAATGTCCGCGCGGGATTGGACGAGGGCTGGGCCGACATATTCCCGAACCGCGGCAAACGCAGCGGCGCCTATTCGTGGGGCGCCTACGGCACTCACCCCTATATATTCATGAACTATACGAACAATCTCAACGACGTCATGACCCTCGTCCACGAGATGGGGCACTCCATGCACAGCTTTTACTCACGCAGGAGCCAGCCCTACGCGACGGCGGACTACTGTATCTTCACCGCCGAGGTGGCCTCTACGACAAATGAGGTGCTCTTCCTCTCCGGCCTGCTCTCCGAGACGGAGAAGAAAAAACGCCGCCTCTATCTGCTGAACCGCCGTCTTGAAAATATCCGCACGACGGTCTACCGCCAGACGATGTTCGCTTCCTTTGAACGCGAGGCGCACCTCCGCGCGGCAAACGGCGGCGACACGACGCCGGACGGGCTCAAGGAGCTATGGTATGAGCTCAACAGGAAGTATTACGGAGAAACGGTCATCATCGACGAACCGCTGAAAATGGAGTGGGCGCGGATCCCTCACTTCTACAGCCCCTTCTACGTCTACCAGTACGCGACGGGATTCTCGGCGGCGACGGCGCTTGCGCAGGCCGTCCTCGCAGAGGGCGCGCCCGCGACGGAGAGATATCTGAACTTCCTCACGAAGGGCGGCTCCGACTATCCGATCGAACTGCTGAAGGGGGCCGGCGTCGACATGAGCACGCCGGAGCCCGTCAAGGCGGTCGTAAAACAGTTTGAGGAGACCCTCGACGAGATGGAGGAACTTCTTTAA
- a CDS encoding IS30 family transposase, whose translation MKQYKHINGNDRVAIQLGLERGDFFKTIAEAIGKHPSSVANEVRKYREFKKCGAQGNVFNDCAHRFDCRKTNLCDSPQCRRKNCRFCARCRDHCGEYELERCAKLAKPPYVCYGCRQKQHCTLEKAFYDAGIANQTSLNVLSESRMGINADEEDMECWTKTIVPLIKRGQSLYHILHTTSDTANLPSQRTLYSYVEKGGLSGVCSLDLPRQVKYKKRYVKRTKTDTAYRKGRSHEEFLKYMEENPDTPLVEIDSVVDAGGKHAILTMHFVEISMMLAYLRNGKDSQSVVNIFDTLTESLGLEKFRELFPVILTDNGSEFSNPEMLEKTSSGESRTKIFFCEPYSSYKKGAIENNHELIRRILPKGISFEGLAQKDITDMMNNINSYARKKLNGHTPYDMFSFLHGAESAGLLRELGLKAVKAKSVLLTPSLISRKQPK comes from the coding sequence ATGAAACAGTATAAACACATTAACGGAAACGACAGGGTAGCTATTCAATTGGGACTGGAAAGAGGCGACTTTTTTAAAACAATAGCTGAAGCAATCGGCAAACATCCTTCATCTGTGGCAAATGAAGTCAGAAAATATCGTGAGTTTAAGAAGTGCGGCGCACAGGGAAACGTCTTTAACGACTGCGCCCACAGGTTCGACTGCAGGAAAACAAATCTTTGCGACTCACCACAGTGCAGACGAAAGAATTGCCGGTTCTGCGCCAGATGCCGTGATCACTGCGGCGAGTATGAGCTGGAAAGGTGTGCCAAGCTTGCCAAGCCGCCGTATGTCTGTTATGGATGTCGGCAGAAACAGCATTGCACTCTTGAAAAAGCTTTTTATGACGCAGGGATTGCAAACCAGACCTCTTTGAACGTACTCTCCGAATCACGCATGGGCATCAATGCAGATGAGGAAGATATGGAATGCTGGACGAAGACAATCGTGCCTTTAATAAAGCGCGGTCAGTCACTGTATCATATCCTGCATACGACCTCTGACACTGCGAATTTACCGTCGCAGAGGACTTTGTATTCATACGTCGAAAAGGGGGGTCTATCCGGTGTATGCAGCCTGGATCTGCCCCGACAGGTAAAGTACAAGAAGAGGTATGTTAAGCGGACTAAAACCGATACCGCTTACCGCAAGGGGCGGAGTCACGAAGAGTTTCTTAAGTACATGGAAGAAAACCCGGACACTCCTCTTGTCGAAATAGACTCGGTTGTCGATGCAGGAGGAAAGCACGCGATACTTACAATGCACTTTGTGGAAATAAGCATGATGCTGGCATATTTAAGGAACGGCAAGGACTCGCAGAGCGTCGTCAATATATTCGACACGCTGACGGAGTCTTTGGGCCTTGAGAAATTTCGCGAATTGTTTCCCGTCATCCTCACCGATAATGGAAGCGAATTCTCAAATCCGGAGATGCTTGAAAAAACCTCTTCAGGCGAATCACGCACGAAAATTTTCTTTTGCGAGCCGTACTCCTCATATAAGAAAGGCGCTATAGAAAACAATCATGAACTTATTCGCAGGATACTGCCGAAGGGCATAAGCTTCGAAGGACTTGCCCAAAAAGACATCACGGATATGATGAACAACATCAATTCTTATGCAAGGAAAAAGCTGAACGGCCATACGCCTTACGACATGTTCAGCTTTCTCCATGGCGCTGAGAGCGCCGGGCTGTTGCGAGAGCTCGGCCTCAAAGCTGTTAAAGCAAAGAGTGTGCTGCTTACGCCAAGTCTCATAAGCCGTAAGCAACCTAAGTAA
- a CDS encoding fumarylacetoacetate hydrolase family protein, with amino-acid sequence MAKKSAPVRYCRFMVDGRSYSGQLRGGSVDIVEGDPFSGIISQIRLSYPVERVKFLPPFAPKKLWCIGRNYVGHVKELEHDIPEEPMVFLKATSAIIGANDFIRIPAWAGVIHYEGELAVVIGKAGKNISEEDAYDHVLGYTIMNDVTARALQNKDGQWARAKSFDTFAPLGPALLLTKELPKETRVVTRLNGKVVQDGAIEQMIFPIPRLISHISRFAALEEGDIISTGTPQGVGEIKAGDLIEVEVEPIGMLKNICSE; translated from the coding sequence TTGGCTAAGAAATCAGCTCCGGTTCGCTACTGCCGCTTCATGGTCGACGGCCGCTCGTACAGCGGCCAACTGCGCGGCGGCTCGGTAGATATAGTGGAGGGCGATCCCTTCTCGGGGATCATTTCGCAGATACGTCTGAGCTACCCCGTGGAGCGCGTCAAGTTCCTGCCGCCCTTCGCGCCGAAAAAACTATGGTGCATCGGCCGCAACTATGTCGGCCACGTAAAAGAGCTGGAGCACGACATCCCCGAAGAACCGATGGTCTTCCTCAAGGCGACCTCCGCCATCATCGGCGCGAACGACTTCATCCGCATCCCCGCCTGGGCCGGCGTCATCCACTACGAGGGCGAGCTGGCCGTCGTCATCGGCAAGGCCGGCAAGAACATCAGCGAAGAAGATGCCTATGACCACGTCCTCGGCTACACGATAATGAACGACGTCACGGCGCGCGCGCTGCAAAACAAAGACGGACAGTGGGCGCGCGCCAAGAGCTTCGACACCTTCGCGCCCCTCGGCCCGGCGCTGCTGCTGACGAAGGAACTGCCGAAAGAGACCCGCGTGGTGACGCGCCTCAACGGCAAAGTGGTACAAGACGGCGCGATCGAGCAGATGATCTTCCCCATCCCGCGCCTCATCTCCCATATCAGCCGCTTCGCGGCGCTTGAAGAGGGAGACATAATCTCCACCGGCACGCCGCAGGGCGTCGGCGAAATAAAGGCGGGAGACCTCATTGAGGTCGAGGTCGAACCGATCGGCATGCTGAAAAACATCTGCAGCGAATAA